Proteins found in one Allorhizobium pseudoryzae genomic segment:
- the purD gene encoding phosphoribosylamine--glycine ligase has translation MKVLLIGSGGREHALAWKLAQSPLLSKLYAAPGNPGIAEEAELVSLNVEDHQAVIAFCRDKAIDLVVVGPEAPLVAGLADDLRAAGFAVFGPSKAAAQLEGSKGFTKDICARYNIPTGAYQRFTAAEPAKAYIRAEGAPIVVKADGLAAGKGVTVAMTLDEALAAVDDCFAGAFGAAGAEVVVEAFLDGEEASFFCLSDGKTALALATAQDHKRVGDGDTGPNTGGMGAYSPAPVMTPDMVERTMKEIIEPTIRGMAESGHPFTGVFFAGLMITAKGPELIEYNVRFGDPECQVLMMRLKSDLLPILHAAATGTLNQVSAEWRDETALTVVMASKGYPGSYNKGTPIAHLPDATDGAKVFHAGTALKDGQLVATGGRVLNLTAMAPTAAEAQAKAYALVDQVEWDNGFCRRDIGWRAIDRH, from the coding sequence GTGAAGGTTCTTCTGATTGGGTCCGGCGGCCGTGAGCATGCGCTGGCCTGGAAACTGGCACAGTCCCCCCTGCTCTCCAAGCTCTATGCGGCGCCAGGCAATCCCGGCATTGCCGAAGAGGCGGAACTTGTCTCGCTGAATGTCGAGGATCATCAGGCCGTGATTGCCTTCTGCCGCGACAAGGCGATCGATCTCGTCGTCGTTGGCCCGGAGGCACCGCTGGTGGCGGGGCTTGCGGATGATCTGCGTGCGGCGGGTTTTGCCGTCTTTGGCCCCTCCAAGGCGGCCGCCCAGCTGGAAGGCTCCAAGGGTTTCACCAAGGATATCTGCGCGCGCTACAACATTCCGACCGGCGCCTATCAGCGGTTCACGGCTGCCGAGCCGGCGAAAGCCTATATCCGCGCTGAGGGCGCGCCGATCGTCGTCAAGGCCGATGGGCTTGCCGCCGGCAAGGGCGTGACGGTGGCGATGACGCTCGACGAGGCGCTTGCTGCCGTCGATGACTGTTTTGCCGGCGCCTTTGGTGCAGCCGGTGCCGAAGTGGTGGTGGAGGCCTTTCTGGACGGCGAGGAGGCAAGCTTCTTCTGCCTTTCCGACGGCAAGACGGCGCTTGCCCTCGCCACCGCCCAGGACCACAAGCGCGTCGGCGATGGCGATACCGGCCCGAACACCGGCGGCATGGGCGCCTATTCTCCAGCCCCGGTGATGACGCCCGACATGGTGGAGCGCACGATGAAGGAGATCATCGAGCCGACCATCCGCGGCATGGCAGAGAGCGGTCATCCCTTCACCGGCGTCTTCTTCGCCGGGCTGATGATCACCGCCAAGGGGCCGGAACTCATCGAATACAATGTCCGCTTCGGCGATCCGGAATGCCAGGTGCTGATGATGCGGCTGAAGAGCGACCTTCTGCCGATCCTTCACGCGGCCGCCACCGGCACGCTCAATCAGGTGAGCGCCGAATGGCGCGACGAGACGGCGCTCACCGTCGTGATGGCCTCCAAGGGCTATCCCGGCTCTTACAACAAGGGGACGCCGATCGCCCATCTGCCGGACGCGACCGATGGCGCCAAGGTTTTCCATGCCGGCACGGCGCTGAAAGACGGGCAGTTGGTGGCAACCGGCGGCCGTGTGCTGAACCTGACCGCCATGGCGCCGACCGCAGCCGAAGCCCAGGCGAAGGCCTATGCCCTGGTGGACCAGGTGGAATGGGACAACGGCTTTTGCCGCCGCGACATCGGCTGGCGCGCGATCGACCGCCACTGA
- a CDS encoding plant virulence effector HPE1-like domain-containing protein, producing the protein MYSQLLTILVLAAASPAAASSIEKLSTIPIANPESVVEIRCAACDEIPRTIKEPTYKVPELQGEEQRLELQVRNGKPALLRTEALMGGSPVTFVSLNPVFIENERSAIAGRSGAPMKGDGVDMQATTSAVSSETAADPALPKLLPADAAPPPDFSGLDLRPGH; encoded by the coding sequence ATGTACAGCCAACTTCTGACGATCCTCGTCCTCGCCGCCGCCTCGCCGGCCGCGGCCTCTTCGATCGAGAAACTGTCGACGATCCCGATTGCCAACCCGGAGAGCGTGGTGGAGATCCGCTGCGCGGCTTGCGACGAGATACCCCGCACCATCAAGGAGCCGACTTACAAGGTGCCGGAGCTGCAGGGCGAGGAGCAAAGGCTGGAACTTCAGGTGCGCAACGGAAAACCGGCCCTGCTGCGCACCGAAGCCTTGATGGGCGGTTCGCCGGTCACCTTCGTCAGCCTGAATCCGGTGTTCATCGAGAACGAGCGCAGCGCCATTGCGGGCCGCAGCGGAGCGCCGATGAAGGGTGATGGTGTCGATATGCAGGCCACCACATCGGCGGTCAGTTCCGAAACCGCGGCGGATCCGGCGCTTCCGAAACTGCTACCCGCCGACGCGGCGCCACCGCCGGATTTTTCCGGGCTTGACCTGCGCCCCGGCCACTGA
- a CDS encoding methyl-accepting chemotaxis protein gives MRNMKISLQLFLLVGAMMAVFAAMTYYQVRSSTAAIYHERYEMLRTQVETALSVLKDYNDRAAKGEFSQEDAQKRAYDMLNKMRFEPDGYFFGYDYDVKMIFHPTSPDVGKSNKGKPDANGFAYRDELVRLGQIGGGYVEFLGPKPGKDPNDRTYPKASYAKAFEPWKIIIVTGLYTDDLRAEVRDTIIKTVGASVALFLAALAGAYFVIRGITRPLNAIHDALGAVADENTTIAIPHTDMRNEIGKMAKATAALQDKVRERHAMAAREKEQEAQLNAEREQRAERDHQEAQAQAHVVATIGQALERLSQGDLTVRCADLGAKYAGLRHNFDDALSRLEQAMSRVNLKGNDIGVSKEEIRRASSELAQRTERQAANLEETSAALDELTVAVRQTADGAKEAAQRVQSISGEARQSDTIVEQAIGAMSGIEQSSAEITKIIGVIDEIAFQTNLLALNAGVEAARAGESGKGFAVVAQEVRELAQRSAAAAKEIKDQISRSSGQVEQGVQLVAQAGEALKRISSQIESANQVVSRIAHSAQEQDTTLRSISSSLNQLDQATQQNAAMAEETTASAEVLANDTGDLLDLIRGFRTADAGGLAGMAQQMRRAG, from the coding sequence ATGAGAAACATGAAGATTTCCCTCCAGCTGTTCCTGCTGGTCGGCGCGATGATGGCGGTCTTTGCCGCCATGACCTATTACCAAGTCCGCTCCTCGACGGCTGCCATCTACCATGAGCGCTACGAGATGCTGCGGACGCAGGTGGAAACGGCGCTTTCCGTTCTGAAGGACTACAACGACCGTGCCGCGAAGGGCGAGTTCAGCCAGGAGGACGCACAAAAGCGTGCCTACGACATGCTGAACAAGATGCGCTTCGAGCCGGACGGTTATTTCTTCGGCTATGACTACGACGTCAAGATGATCTTCCACCCGACGTCTCCGGATGTCGGCAAGAGCAACAAGGGCAAGCCCGATGCGAATGGCTTTGCTTATCGCGACGAGCTGGTCCGGCTCGGCCAGATTGGCGGCGGTTATGTGGAGTTCCTCGGCCCGAAACCCGGCAAGGACCCGAATGACCGCACGTATCCGAAAGCCTCCTATGCCAAGGCGTTCGAGCCGTGGAAGATCATTATCGTCACCGGCCTCTATACCGATGACCTCAGGGCCGAGGTGCGCGACACGATCATCAAGACCGTCGGCGCTTCTGTAGCGCTGTTCCTGGCGGCGCTGGCCGGCGCCTATTTCGTCATCCGCGGTATTACCAGACCGCTGAACGCCATTCACGATGCTCTGGGTGCCGTGGCCGACGAGAACACGACGATCGCCATTCCGCATACCGACATGCGCAACGAGATCGGCAAGATGGCAAAGGCCACCGCGGCGCTGCAGGACAAGGTGCGTGAACGCCACGCCATGGCCGCCCGCGAAAAGGAGCAGGAAGCCCAGCTGAATGCCGAGCGCGAGCAACGCGCGGAGCGGGACCACCAGGAGGCGCAAGCCCAGGCGCATGTGGTGGCCACCATCGGCCAGGCGCTGGAACGGTTGTCGCAGGGCGATCTGACCGTCCGGTGCGCGGATCTCGGGGCGAAATATGCCGGCCTGCGGCACAATTTCGACGACGCCCTCTCCCGCCTCGAACAGGCGATGAGCCGCGTGAACCTGAAGGGCAACGACATCGGCGTATCCAAGGAAGAAATCCGCCGCGCTTCGAGCGAGCTTGCCCAGCGTACCGAACGCCAGGCGGCCAATCTGGAGGAAACCTCCGCCGCGCTCGACGAGCTGACGGTTGCGGTGCGCCAGACGGCGGATGGCGCCAAGGAAGCCGCCCAGCGGGTGCAGTCCATCAGCGGCGAAGCCCGGCAGAGCGATACGATCGTTGAACAGGCAATCGGCGCGATGAGCGGCATCGAGCAGTCCTCGGCCGAGATCACCAAGATCATCGGCGTCATCGACGAGATTGCCTTCCAGACGAACCTCCTGGCGCTGAACGCCGGCGTGGAAGCGGCGCGTGCCGGCGAAAGCGGCAAGGGTTTTGCCGTCGTGGCGCAGGAAGTGCGTGAACTCGCCCAGCGCTCCGCGGCCGCCGCCAAGGAGATCAAGGACCAGATTTCCCGCTCCTCCGGCCAGGTGGAGCAGGGCGTGCAACTGGTGGCCCAGGCCGGCGAGGCGCTGAAGCGCATCTCCAGCCAGATCGAAAGCGCCAACCAGGTCGTCTCCCGCATCGCCCACAGCGCGCAAGAGCAGGACACGACGCTGCGGTCCATCTCGTCTTCGCTGAACCAACTGGACCAGGCGACGCAGCAGAATGCCGCGATGGCCGAGGAAACCACCGCTTCGGCAGAAGTGCTGGCCAACGATACCGGCGACCTTTTGGACCTGATCCGCGGTTTCCGCACGGCGGACGCCGGCGGGCTCGCCGGCATGGCCCAGCAGATGCGCCGGGCCGGCTGA
- a CDS encoding DUF523 domain-containing protein, whose translation MPPKILISACLLGQPVRYDGKGKPLVHPWIEAWKGEGWLVPFCPELAGGMSVPRPPAEIEKGMNGHDVLAGHARVLEVTGGDVTAAFVAGAEKALGLAEANGCTVALLIDGSPSCGSLSIYDGSFGGVKHAGHGVTAALLKRHGIVVYAPSEIEALAAHLAS comes from the coding sequence ATGCCTCCCAAAATTCTCATCAGCGCCTGTCTGCTCGGCCAGCCCGTGCGCTATGACGGCAAGGGAAAACCGCTCGTCCATCCGTGGATCGAGGCGTGGAAAGGCGAGGGGTGGCTTGTGCCTTTCTGTCCGGAGCTTGCCGGCGGCATGAGCGTGCCGCGCCCGCCGGCCGAGATCGAAAAGGGCATGAACGGGCATGATGTGCTGGCGGGTCATGCCCGCGTGCTCGAAGTCACGGGTGGCGATGTGACCGCGGCCTTTGTCGCCGGTGCGGAGAAGGCGCTGGGTCTGGCTGAGGCAAACGGCTGCACGGTTGCGCTGCTGATTGACGGCAGCCCCTCCTGCGGGTCGCTCTCCATCTATGACGGGTCATTTGGCGGTGTGAAACACGCCGGCCACGGTGTCACCGCAGCGCTGCTGAAACGGCACGGCATCGTCGTCTACGCGCCGTCTGAGATCGAGGCGCTGGCAGCACATCTCGCCTCCTGA
- a CDS encoding type II toxin-antitoxin system RelE/ParE family toxin — translation MVEVRLRPSAQRDFVDIGDQTRDRWSEAQAERYLKQILEMIAEIGRHPFAGIDVPSIRSDYRRRRAGSHLIFYAILDDGTVEVVRILHERADVPRHLDE, via the coding sequence GTGGTTGAGGTTCGTCTTCGCCCGTCTGCGCAACGAGATTTCGTCGATATTGGCGACCAGACACGGGATCGATGGTCCGAAGCCCAGGCAGAGCGCTACCTGAAGCAGATCCTGGAGATGATCGCCGAGATTGGCCGTCACCCCTTCGCGGGGATCGACGTCCCATCAATACGGTCGGACTATCGCCGACGCCGCGCCGGTTCGCACTTGATCTTTTATGCCATTCTCGATGACGGCACGGTCGAAGTTGTCCGCATTCTCCACGAGCGCGCCGACGTCCCCCGCCATCTGGACGAATAA
- a CDS encoding type II toxin-antitoxin system ParD family antitoxin — translation MNKPFQVTLVEPLDRFVEEQVESGRFSSPQDVVEAGLRLLEEDQRKLEWLRNALIEGENSGPSVPFDPEELMRSVRARWTSRG, via the coding sequence ATGAACAAGCCGTTTCAAGTCACTTTGGTTGAACCGCTCGACCGCTTTGTCGAGGAACAGGTGGAAAGCGGACGCTTTTCCTCGCCGCAGGATGTCGTCGAAGCAGGGCTGCGGCTCTTGGAAGAGGATCAGCGAAAGCTGGAATGGCTGCGCAATGCCTTGATCGAGGGGGAGAATAGCGGACCTTCAGTTCCTTTCGACCCGGAAGAGCTGATGAGATCCGTTCGCGCCAGATGGACGAGCCGTGGTTGA
- the glyS gene encoding glycine--tRNA ligase subunit beta, which produces MPDLLLELRSEEIPARMQRKAAGDLKKLVTDALVEAGLTYEGAREYWTPRRLTLDIRGLTARSADQREEIKGPSTKAPEQAVQGFLRKAGLSSVSEAQVVSDPKKGDFYVAVVSKPGRAAEEIIADVMPGIIRTFPWPKSMRSGAASMPKGMAYGGIEGKGSESLRWVRPLQSIVCLFGPEHEETQVIPFTVDGIVASNVTYGHRFHAPGAITVRRFDDYVASLEKAKVMLDAERRKDVILHDARDLAFANGLDLVEDEGLLEEVSGLVEWPHVLMGTFEDEYLAIPAEIIRLTIKTNQKCFVTRPQGESDSLSNRFILVSNIEAKDGGKEIMHGNGKVVRARLSDAKHFFTRDQGNLPDLETLKASAEKFGLDLAKPLDQRMAKLDQLNVTFHAKLGTQGERVERIRALAKQIAPVVGADEALVDRAVVLAKADLRTEAVGEFPELQGLMGRKYAVLQGENPSVAAAIEDHYKPQGPSDRVPDDKVAITVALADKLDTLVGFWAIEEKPTGSKDPYALRRAALGVVRVVLERKVRLSLLELFWFQLCAALYYSFTPDSRYFHGFETLAYTYDPANEEKPALDWSKEPYRTLLNGDGFIDQSEGFLGAYQIGSPDLFGDEDADEYKTRADAYEALTQRLKQLDNLSVHMAFENLEDPQALQGLDAYAAAAAKITWLVKALNQIRFDLLSFFHDRLKVYLRDMGARHDIIDAVLTPDADDLLLIARRAEALTAFISSEDGKNLLAGTKRATQLLAAEEKKGTVVADGVSEDLLTLDAEKALYAAIKAATSEAAAAVATEDFRSAMEALSKLRAPVDAFFEAVLVNDEDLAIRANRLALLKAIREATGTVADFSKISG; this is translated from the coding sequence ATGCCCGATTTACTGCTCGAACTCCGCTCCGAGGAAATTCCTGCCCGCATGCAGCGCAAGGCGGCCGGCGACCTGAAGAAGCTCGTCACCGATGCGCTGGTCGAGGCGGGCCTGACCTATGAGGGTGCGCGCGAATACTGGACGCCGCGCCGCCTGACGCTGGATATCCGTGGCCTCACCGCCCGCTCGGCCGATCAGCGCGAGGAGATCAAGGGTCCCTCCACCAAGGCGCCGGAACAGGCCGTGCAGGGTTTTCTGCGCAAGGCGGGCCTCTCCTCGGTCTCGGAAGCGCAGGTCGTGTCCGATCCGAAGAAGGGCGATTTTTATGTGGCGGTCGTCTCGAAACCGGGTCGCGCGGCGGAAGAGATCATTGCCGACGTGATGCCGGGCATCATCCGCACCTTCCCCTGGCCGAAATCGATGCGCTCCGGTGCCGCCTCCATGCCGAAGGGCATGGCTTACGGTGGCATCGAGGGCAAGGGCTCGGAAAGCCTGCGCTGGGTGCGCCCGCTGCAGTCGATCGTCTGCCTATTCGGCCCCGAGCACGAGGAGACCCAGGTCATCCCCTTCACGGTGGATGGCATTGTGGCGTCGAACGTCACCTACGGCCACCGTTTCCATGCACCGGGCGCGATCACTGTCCGCCGCTTCGATGATTACGTCGCAAGCCTCGAAAAGGCGAAGGTGATGCTGGATGCCGAGCGTCGCAAGGACGTGATCCTGCACGATGCGCGCGATCTCGCCTTCGCCAACGGCCTCGACCTTGTGGAAGACGAGGGCCTGCTGGAAGAGGTCTCCGGCCTCGTGGAATGGCCGCATGTGCTGATGGGCACGTTCGAGGACGAATATCTGGCCATCCCGGCGGAAATCATCCGGCTGACCATCAAGACGAACCAGAAGTGTTTCGTCACCCGCCCGCAGGGCGAGAGCGACAGCCTCTCCAACCGCTTCATCCTCGTCTCGAATATCGAGGCAAAGGATGGCGGCAAGGAGATCATGCACGGCAATGGCAAGGTCGTGCGGGCGCGTCTCTCGGATGCCAAGCATTTCTTTACCCGCGACCAGGGCAACCTGCCGGATCTCGAGACGCTGAAGGCCTCGGCGGAGAAATTCGGCCTCGATCTCGCAAAGCCTCTCGACCAGCGCATGGCGAAGCTCGACCAGCTGAACGTCACCTTCCACGCCAAGCTCGGCACGCAGGGTGAGCGGGTGGAACGCATCCGGGCACTGGCGAAGCAGATTGCGCCGGTTGTCGGTGCGGACGAGGCCCTCGTTGACCGCGCCGTGGTGCTGGCCAAGGCGGATCTGCGCACGGAAGCTGTCGGTGAGTTCCCGGAACTGCAGGGCCTGATGGGCCGCAAATATGCGGTCCTGCAGGGCGAAAACCCGTCCGTTGCCGCCGCGATCGAGGACCATTACAAGCCGCAGGGCCCCTCCGACCGTGTGCCGGACGACAAGGTAGCGATCACCGTGGCGCTGGCGGACAAGCTGGATACGCTCGTGGGTTTCTGGGCGATCGAAGAAAAGCCGACCGGTTCTAAGGACCCCTATGCCCTGCGCCGCGCGGCGCTCGGTGTGGTGCGTGTTGTGCTGGAGCGGAAGGTACGGTTGTCGCTGCTTGAGTTGTTCTGGTTCCAACTCTGCGCTGCGCTGTATTATTCGTTCACACCGGACAGCCGGTATTTCCACGGTTTTGAGACCTTGGCTTATACATATGATCCTGCAAATGAAGAGAAGCCGGCTCTTGATTGGAGCAAAGAGCCCTATAGAACCCTACTTAACGGGGATGGATTCATCGATCAAAGCGAAGGTTTTCTGGGCGCCTACCAGATCGGAAGTCCAGACTTATTTGGTGACGAAGATGCTGATGAATACAAAACTCGCGCAGATGCTTATGAAGCCCTGACGCAAAGACTAAAGCAATTGGATAACCTCTCAGTCCATATGGCTTTTGAAAATCTCGAAGATCCTCAAGCTCTTCAGGGGCTTGATGCGTACGCAGCGGCAGCTGCTAAGATTACTTGGCTTGTCAAAGCTTTAAATCAAATTCGATTCGATCTCTTGTCCTTCTTCCACGACCGCCTGAAAGTCTATCTGCGCGACATGGGCGCCCGCCACGACATCATCGATGCGGTACTGACGCCCGACGCCGATGACCTGCTGCTGATTGCGCGGCGTGCCGAAGCGCTCACCGCCTTCATCTCCTCGGAAGACGGCAAGAACCTGCTGGCCGGCACCAAGCGTGCCACGCAGCTGCTTGCTGCCGAAGAAAAGAAGGGCACGGTGGTGGCCGATGGCGTGTCGGAAGATTTGCTGACGCTCGACGCCGAAAAGGCACTCTATGCCGCGATCAAGGCCGCAACTTCCGAGGCCGCCGCCGCGGTCGCCACGGAAGATTTCCGCTCCGCCATGGAAGCGTTGTCGAAGCTGCGCGCCCCCGTCGATGCCTTCTTCGAAGCCGTTCTCGTCAATGACGAGGATCTGGCCATCCGCGCCAACCGCCTGGCGCTCTTGAAGGCAATCCGCGAAGCGACCGGCACGGTCGCGGATTTCTCCAAGATCTCTGGCTGA
- a CDS encoding DUF2207 domain-containing protein, with protein MTAGFWRAARLVLAVLLPVLFASGAARAAEVIDSYRSEIDIAADGAVTVTEIITVNAEGREIRRGIFRDFPLYMLDANGRRQKVGFEILSVARDGSDEDWHTETISGGIRIYMGSSETLLDPGRHTYELTYRTDRQIRYFDDHDEFYWNVTGNGWLFPINRASAVVSLPGSVTATATTFFTGAEGSTAKNARATGSRSAPAFETTRPLRPQEGLTIAISMPKGSIAPPSADQQRDWFLRDNINLIIGGGGLLLVILYYVWFWRRVGRDPDGGVVVPRWDAPEGLSPALVNYVHNKGFSGAGWEALSASFIDLAVKGYVTLDDLENRIVVRRTDKRLSDKLPSGQAALMRELGTPGDDLVIDRDNGEKVQKVAGNFRSAIEKEHRGKYYKSNLGYTIGGAVLSLLVLGALIGFGDVHPDSVVALIVPAVGGVIWGRAAVSAARAFLRRRTLVKRILAAIGFSIVGFILFCVLGFFVISIIDSIDTGEWPVFAAVGGLALVNVVFFVLMGAPTPLGAKLMAGIEGLKTYLTLAERDRLNMAGAPKMSPQHFETLLPYAVALGVERPWSDTFETWLATAAAGAAAAAYQPAWYHGGSFSDFGTSIGGFSSSMASTIASTIPEPKSSSSSGFSSSGGFSGGGGGGGGGGGW; from the coding sequence ATGACGGCAGGCTTTTGGCGCGCAGCACGTCTGGTTCTGGCCGTTCTCCTGCCGGTGCTCTTCGCGTCGGGAGCGGCCCGTGCTGCCGAAGTGATCGACAGCTACCGTTCCGAGATCGACATTGCCGCCGATGGCGCGGTGACCGTCACGGAAATCATCACGGTGAATGCCGAAGGCCGCGAAATTCGCCGCGGCATTTTCCGCGATTTCCCCCTCTACATGCTGGATGCGAACGGGCGCCGGCAGAAGGTCGGTTTCGAGATCCTCTCCGTTGCCCGCGATGGCTCCGATGAAGACTGGCATACGGAGACGATCTCCGGCGGCATCCGCATTTATATGGGATCGTCGGAGACCCTGCTGGACCCCGGCCGCCACACCTATGAACTGACCTATCGCACCGACCGCCAGATCCGCTATTTTGACGATCACGACGAGTTCTACTGGAACGTCACCGGCAATGGCTGGCTGTTTCCGATCAACCGGGCCTCTGCCGTGGTGAGCCTTCCGGGCAGCGTGACGGCGACGGCAACCACCTTCTTCACCGGCGCGGAAGGCTCGACCGCGAAGAACGCCCGCGCCACCGGCAGCCGTTCGGCCCCGGCTTTCGAGACCACCCGCCCGCTGCGACCGCAGGAAGGGCTGACGATCGCGATCTCGATGCCGAAAGGCTCGATTGCGCCGCCCTCCGCCGATCAGCAGCGCGACTGGTTCCTGCGCGACAATATCAATCTGATCATCGGCGGCGGCGGGCTGCTGCTCGTCATTCTCTATTATGTCTGGTTCTGGCGCCGCGTGGGCCGCGATCCGGATGGCGGCGTGGTGGTGCCGCGCTGGGATGCGCCGGAGGGCCTTTCCCCGGCGCTCGTCAACTACGTGCACAACAAGGGATTTTCGGGTGCCGGCTGGGAAGCGCTCTCGGCCAGCTTCATCGATCTTGCGGTGAAGGGCTATGTGACGCTGGACGATCTGGAAAACCGCATCGTCGTGCGCCGCACCGACAAACGGCTGTCGGACAAGCTGCCGAGCGGCCAGGCGGCGCTGATGCGCGAACTGGGAACGCCCGGCGACGACCTCGTGATCGACCGGGACAACGGCGAAAAAGTTCAGAAGGTGGCCGGCAATTTCCGCTCCGCCATCGAGAAGGAACATCGCGGCAAATATTACAAGAGCAATCTCGGCTATACGATCGGCGGTGCTGTCTTAAGCCTCCTGGTGCTCGGTGCCCTGATCGGTTTCGGCGATGTCCACCCGGACAGCGTGGTGGCACTCATCGTCCCGGCCGTGGGCGGCGTGATCTGGGGGCGTGCGGCGGTGAGTGCCGCACGCGCCTTCCTGCGCCGCCGCACGCTCGTCAAACGCATCCTCGCGGCAATCGGCTTTTCCATCGTCGGCTTCATCCTGTTTTGCGTCCTCGGCTTTTTCGTCATCAGCATCATCGACAGCATCGATACCGGCGAATGGCCGGTCTTTGCGGCGGTCGGAGGGCTGGCGCTCGTCAATGTCGTCTTCTTCGTGCTGATGGGAGCGCCCACCCCGCTCGGCGCCAAGCTGATGGCCGGCATCGAAGGGCTGAAGACCTATCTGACGCTGGCCGAACGCGACCGGCTGAACATGGCCGGCGCGCCGAAAATGTCGCCGCAGCATTTCGAGACGCTGCTCCCCTATGCGGTGGCGCTCGGCGTCGAGCGGCCCTGGAGCGATACCTTCGAGACCTGGTTGGCAACCGCCGCGGCGGGGGCTGCGGCGGCCGCCTATCAGCCGGCCTGGTACCACGGCGGGTCTTTCTCCGATTTCGGCACCAGCATCGGCGGCTTTTCCTCCTCCATGGCGTCCACTATCGCTTCCACCATCCCGGAACCGAAATCCTCGTCTTCTTCCGGCTTCTCCTCCAGCGGCGGCTTCTCCGGCGGCGGCGGCGGCGGGGGCGGCGGGGGAGGGTGGTAG
- a CDS encoding 3-phosphoshikimate 1-carboxyvinyltransferase, translated as MTTDRLTIRPTKTPLVGRVSPPGSKSITNRALLLAGLARGTSRLTGALKSDDTRYMAEALRAMGVTVEEPDATTFVVTGTGELKAPDQPLFLGNAGTATRFLTAAVALGHGRFVVDGDQHMRKRPIQPLVDALQSLGVAIAAPSGCPPVAIDANGTFKKNRVVIDAGLSSQYVSALLMAAACASEPFEIELAGAEIGARGYIDLTLAAMRAFGATVDQPSPAVWRIEPTGYTATGFHIEPDASAATYLWGAEVLTGGQIDIGTKASTFTQPDAKAYEVIAAFPHMPAVIDGSQMQDAIPTIAVLAAFNETPVRFVGIANLRVKECDRIRALSTGLNNIREGLATEEGDDLLVASDPALAGQHLPADIDSFADHRIAMSFALAGLKIDGITILDPDCVGKTYPDYWNAMASLGVGIDRG; from the coding sequence ATGACGACTGACAGACTGACCATCCGCCCGACCAAAACCCCTCTCGTCGGCCGGGTGAGCCCTCCGGGGTCGAAATCCATCACCAACCGGGCGCTTCTGCTGGCGGGCCTTGCCAGGGGAACGAGCCGTCTCACCGGCGCGCTGAAAAGCGATGACACCCGCTATATGGCCGAAGCCTTGCGGGCTATGGGCGTGACGGTGGAAGAGCCGGATGCGACCACCTTCGTCGTCACCGGCACCGGTGAGCTGAAAGCGCCGGATCAGCCGCTGTTTCTCGGCAATGCCGGCACCGCCACGCGGTTTCTGACGGCGGCGGTGGCACTCGGCCACGGACGTTTTGTGGTCGATGGCGACCAGCACATGCGCAAGCGTCCGATCCAGCCGCTCGTCGATGCGCTGCAGTCGCTCGGCGTTGCCATTGCCGCCCCGTCCGGTTGCCCGCCGGTTGCGATCGATGCCAACGGAACGTTCAAGAAAAACCGCGTGGTGATCGATGCCGGTCTCTCCAGCCAGTATGTGTCGGCTCTCCTGATGGCGGCGGCTTGCGCCTCCGAACCCTTCGAGATCGAGCTGGCCGGTGCCGAGATCGGCGCGCGCGGCTATATCGATCTGACGCTTGCCGCCATGAGGGCCTTCGGCGCGACCGTGGATCAGCCGTCGCCCGCCGTCTGGCGCATCGAGCCGACCGGCTACACCGCGACCGGTTTCCACATCGAGCCAGATGCGTCTGCCGCCACCTATCTCTGGGGCGCGGAAGTGCTGACCGGCGGGCAGATCGATATCGGCACGAAGGCTTCCACCTTCACCCAGCCGGATGCAAAAGCCTATGAGGTGATTGCCGCCTTCCCGCATATGCCGGCGGTGATCGACGGCAGCCAGATGCAGGATGCCATCCCGACGATTGCGGTGCTCGCCGCCTTCAACGAAACGCCGGTGCGCTTCGTCGGCATCGCCAATCTGCGCGTCAAGGAATGCGACCGCATCCGGGCGCTCTCGACCGGCCTCAACAACATCCGCGAAGGTCTCGCGACGGAGGAGGGGGACGACCTGCTCGTCGCATCCGATCCGGCGCTTGCCGGCCAGCATCTGCCGGCAGACATCGACAGCTTTGCCGATCACCGCATCGCCATGAGCTTTGCGCTCGCCGGCCTGAAGATCGACGGCATCACCATTCTCGATCCCGATTGCGTCGGCAAAACCTATCCGGACTACTGGAATGCCATGGCCTCGCTCGGTGTCGGCATCGACAGGGGATAA